A single region of the Silene latifolia isolate original U9 population chromosome 8, ASM4854445v1, whole genome shotgun sequence genome encodes:
- the LOC141596599 gene encoding GDSL esterase/lipase At5g03980-like, translated as MASPTLLLSALFLVSLCLTHVRAIAPTYQDFEIAPTYQDFQIAPTPQAPEVAPPTSFYSIDYLFQFGDSISDTGNLVIESPVQAHNFGAYPYGMTMHNPTGRCSDGLLMIDQFAKFFDKPLLNPYLAKGDDFSQGVNFAVAGSTALDSDTLHSKGIISPVTTSSLNVQLDWFKTHLDTICDDALDCWDKLSRSLVLIETGGNDYNYAMLQGKTMDQVREMVPQVVETIINAAKQVISYGVTRVYIPGNFPIGCLPIYKATFENEYTLDGLNCLDGLNAFARYHNDHLKEAIKELQQEYPEVTVVYGDYYSALSSVLKNAGALGFDVSSMFKACCGSGDNDYNFDLTKICGTEGFEVCADPNKYISWDGIHMTQQAYKRMSQWLLPRLAEELKKA; from the coding sequence ATGGCATCTCCTACCTTACTTTTGTCAGCCCTCTTCCTCGTCTCGCTTTGCTTAACGCATGTCCGTGCAATTGCTCCCACTTATCAAGACTTCGAAATTGCTCCCACTTATCAAGACTTCCAAATTGCTCCCACTCCTCAAGCCCCTGAAGTTGCACCTCCCACTTCTTTTTATTCAATAGATTACCTCTTCCAGTTTGGCGACTCCATTAGCGACACCGGTAATCTTGTCATTGAGTCTCCTGTTCAAGCGCACAATTTCGGTGCTTATCCTTATGGGATGACCATGCACAATCCCACTGGACGTTGCTCTGATGGCCTGCTAATGATCGACCAATTTGCCAAATTCTTTGATAAACCCTTACTCAACCCCTATCTTGCAAAAGGAGACGACTTTTCGCAGGGTGTTAACTTTGCGGTTGCTGGTTCGACTGCCTTGGACTCTGATACCCTACACTCCAAGGGTATCATCTCACCCGTTACTACTAGTTCCTTGAATGTCCAGCTTGATTGGTTTAAGACCCATCTTGACACCATTTGCGACGATGCTTTAGACTGCTGGGACAAGCTTAGTAGGTCCCTGGTTTTGATTGAGACGGGTGGGAATGACTATAACTatgcgatgctgcaagggaagaCAATGGATCAAGTACGCGAGATGGTTCCCCAAGTAGTTGAAACTATTATAAATGCGGCTAAACAAGTTATTAGTTATGGTGTGACCCGGGTGTATATCCCAGGGAACTTCCCAATAGGGTGCCTACCCATTTACAAAGCCACATTCGAAAACGAGTACACATTAGATGGATTAAATTGTTTAGACGGACTGAACGCCTTCGCTAGATACCACAATGACCATCTTAAAGAGGCCATCAAAGAGTTGCAACAAGAATACCCAGAAGTGACGGTAGTATATGGGGACTACTATTCAGCATTGAGTTCGGTCCTCAAGAATGCAGGCGCTCTTGGATTTGATGTATCAAGCATGTTCAAGGCGTGTTGTGGATCAGGTGATAATGACTACAATTTTGACTTGACGAAAATTTGTGGGACTGAAGGGTTTGAGGTGTGTGCAGATCCGAATAAGTACATAAGTTGGGATGGCATTCATATGACTCAACAGGCTTACAAGCGCATGTCACAATGGTTGTTGCCAAGACTCGCTGAAGAGCTCAAGAAAGCTTAA